One Janthinobacterium sp. TB1-E2 genomic region harbors:
- a CDS encoding nuclear transport factor 2 family protein: MSLLMPAIVGDYFSADKHHDSKAVAQCFAADGVVHDEGRTHAGHAAIQAWKEAGSQQYGATVSPISADTQGARCVVTGSVSGSFPGSPLALRFAFTLASNRIQTLEIGA, translated from the coding sequence ATGTCTCTCCTCATGCCGGCCATCGTCGGCGACTACTTTAGCGCCGACAAGCATCACGATAGCAAGGCCGTGGCGCAATGCTTCGCCGCCGATGGCGTCGTTCACGACGAAGGCCGGACCCACGCGGGCCATGCCGCCATCCAGGCCTGGAAAGAAGCTGGCAGCCAGCAGTACGGCGCCACCGTCAGCCCCATCTCGGCCGACACCCAGGGCGCGCGCTGCGTGGTCACCGGCAGCGTCAGCGGCAGTTTCCCCGGCAGCCCGCTGGCGCTGCGCTTTGCCTTCACGCTCGCCAGCAATCGCATCCAGACCCTGGAGATCGGCGCATGA
- a CDS encoding sigma-54 dependent transcriptional regulator, producing the protein MSRPNPGPDTVTATGMPPAPQLSGNSLPMQALRAQIGRIARCGAPVAIRGESGTGKELAARAIHAQGARASFPFIAVNCGAIPEALMEAEFFGCRPGAYTGALHERQGLFQAAHGGSLLLDEVDDLPLAMQVKLLRVLQERRVRKLGGSSDEAVDVRILCASQHGLARGVAAGTFRQDLFYRLNVIELALPPLRERRGDLQVLCEVILARLSPRRTVSLAPPVLAALGAYAFPGNVRELENVLERALAFADGGVIALDGLALPSTAGTMPLRAAPALPALPDLPERQLCLPGMAAHGVAPVLPLDVYLRQAERDMIMLALAQARYHRARAARQLGLSVRQLRYRMQKLTIQEALLDERMDDR; encoded by the coding sequence ATGTCCCGTCCCAATCCTGGTCCGGATACCGTGACCGCCACCGGCATGCCGCCGGCGCCGCAACTGAGCGGCAACTCGCTGCCCATGCAGGCGCTGCGCGCGCAGATCGGCCGCATCGCCCGCTGTGGCGCGCCGGTGGCCATCCGCGGCGAATCGGGCACGGGCAAGGAACTGGCGGCGCGCGCCATCCATGCGCAGGGCGCGCGCGCCAGCTTCCCGTTTATCGCCGTCAACTGCGGCGCTATTCCCGAAGCGCTGATGGAAGCGGAATTCTTCGGCTGCCGCCCGGGCGCCTATACGGGCGCGCTGCACGAACGCCAGGGTTTGTTCCAGGCGGCCCATGGCGGCAGTTTGCTGCTCGATGAAGTCGACGATCTGCCGCTGGCCATGCAGGTAAAACTGTTGCGCGTGCTGCAGGAGCGCCGCGTGCGCAAGCTGGGCGGCAGCAGCGACGAAGCCGTCGACGTGCGCATCCTGTGCGCGAGCCAGCATGGCCTGGCGCGCGGCGTGGCCGCCGGCACATTCCGCCAGGACCTGTTTTACCGGCTCAACGTGATCGAGCTGGCGCTGCCGCCGTTGCGCGAGCGGCGCGGCGATCTGCAGGTATTATGTGAGGTGATCCTCGCGCGCCTGTCGCCACGCCGGACCGTGAGCCTGGCGCCGCCGGTGCTGGCGGCCCTGGGTGCGTATGCGTTTCCCGGCAATGTGCGTGAACTGGAAAACGTGCTGGAGCGGGCGCTGGCGTTTGCCGACGGCGGCGTGATCGCGCTCGACGGGCTGGCCTTGCCATCCACGGCGGGCACTATGCCCTTGCGGGCGGCGCCGGCACTGCCGGCACTGCCGGACTTGCCGGAGCGGCAACTGTGCCTGCCCGGCATGGCCGCGCATGGCGTGGCCCCCGTCCTGCCGCTCGACGTGTATTTGCGCCAGGCCGAGCGCGACATGATCATGCTGGCGCTGGCACAGGCGCGCTACCACCGCGCAAGGGCGGCGCGCCAGCTGGGCTTGAGCGTGCGCCAGTTGCGTTACCGCATGCAGAAATTGACGATACAGGAAGCTTTACTTGATGAGCGTATGGACGATAGATGA
- a CDS encoding cytochrome C assembly family protein, which produces MQIYFFFIAALLYAACAVLPSSRARLIAGLTGVAWLAHAATLWFDLMAPGTLRFGFSAMLSAALWVSVGAYWIENRNFSLDGLRRMVMPSAVLAIGLAWAFPGSQVSMEGKSAVFGWHIAVAVLAYSTLTIAAFHAVLMALQESRLHTRSESRGFIGTALDQLPALLTMEKLLFRMIGLGFILLSLTVLSGIVFSEQLFGKALNWDHKSVFTMLSWLLFASLLAGRRFRGWRGKTALSFTLAGFATLLLAYVGSRFVLEVVLHRGFA; this is translated from the coding sequence ATGCAGATCTATTTCTTTTTCATCGCCGCCCTGTTGTATGCGGCGTGCGCGGTGCTTCCCTCGTCCCGTGCCCGGCTCATTGCCGGCCTGACCGGCGTCGCCTGGCTGGCGCACGCCGCCACCCTGTGGTTCGACCTGATGGCGCCGGGCACCTTGCGCTTCGGTTTTTCCGCCATGCTGTCGGCCGCGCTGTGGGTGTCGGTGGGCGCCTACTGGATAGAGAACCGCAATTTCAGCCTGGACGGACTGCGCCGCATGGTCATGCCCAGCGCCGTCCTCGCCATTGGCCTGGCCTGGGCCTTTCCTGGCAGCCAGGTCAGCATGGAAGGCAAGTCGGCCGTCTTCGGCTGGCATATTGCCGTGGCCGTGCTCGCCTACAGCACCCTGACGATTGCCGCTTTTCACGCCGTGCTGATGGCGCTGCAGGAATCGCGTTTGCATACGCGCAGCGAAAGCCGCGGCTTCATCGGCACGGCGCTGGACCAGCTGCCAGCCCTGCTGACGATGGAAAAGCTGCTGTTCCGCATGATCGGCCTGGGATTTATTTTGCTCAGCCTGACCGTACTGTCGGGCATCGTGTTTTCCGAACAACTGTTTGGCAAGGCGCTCAACTGGGATCACAAATCCGTGTTTACCATGCTGTCGTGGCTGCTGTTTGCCTCGCTGCTGGCAGGCCGGCGCTTTCGCGGCTGGCGCGGCAAGACGGCCCTGAGCTTTACCCTGGCCGGTTTCGCCACCTTGCTGCTGGCCTATGTCGGCAGCCGTTTTGTACTGGAAGTGGTTTTACACCGAGGATTCGCATGA
- a CDS encoding ribonucleotide-diphosphate reductase subunit beta, which yields MSLSWDDETTSAAVPRPAQQAPLGNTELNLPAGAEPSEANAEQVARRVNADDKRIINGKTDVNQLVPFKYKWAWDKYLAGCANHWMPQEVNMQRDIELWKNPNGLTDDERRLVKRNLGFFVTADSLAANNIVLGTYRHITAPECRQYLLRQAFEEAIHTHAYQYIVESLGLDEGEIFNAYNEVKSIRDKDEFLIPFINTLTDPAFVTGTVENDQKLLKSLIVFACLMEGLFFYVGFTQILALGRQNKMMGAAEQYQYILRDESMHCNFGIDLINTIKMENPQLWTAEFREEIKVLFMQAVELEYAYAEDTMPRGVLGLNAPMFKGYLRFIANRRAQQIGIEPLFAQEENPFPWMSEMIDMKKERNFFETRVTEYQTGGALNWE from the coding sequence ATGTCGTTGTCATGGGATGATGAAACCACGTCGGCAGCTGTGCCGCGTCCGGCGCAGCAAGCGCCACTGGGAAATACCGAATTGAACCTGCCGGCAGGTGCCGAGCCGTCCGAAGCGAACGCCGAGCAAGTGGCGCGCCGCGTGAATGCCGACGACAAGCGCATCATCAACGGCAAGACGGACGTCAACCAGCTGGTGCCGTTCAAGTACAAATGGGCGTGGGACAAATACCTGGCCGGCTGCGCCAACCACTGGATGCCGCAGGAAGTGAACATGCAGCGTGATATCGAGCTGTGGAAGAACCCGAACGGCCTGACGGACGACGAGCGCCGCCTGGTCAAGCGCAACCTGGGCTTCTTCGTGACGGCCGACTCGCTGGCCGCCAACAACATCGTGCTGGGCACCTACCGCCACATCACGGCGCCCGAGTGCCGCCAGTACCTGCTGCGCCAGGCGTTCGAGGAAGCGATCCACACGCACGCTTACCAGTACATCGTCGAATCGCTGGGCCTGGACGAAGGCGAGATCTTCAACGCCTACAACGAAGTCAAGTCGATCCGCGACAAGGATGAATTCCTGATCCCGTTCATCAACACCCTGACCGACCCTGCGTTCGTCACCGGCACGGTGGAAAACGACCAGAAGCTGCTCAAATCCCTGATCGTGTTTGCCTGCCTGATGGAAGGCTTGTTCTTCTACGTCGGCTTCACGCAGATCCTGGCGTTGGGCCGCCAGAACAAGATGATGGGCGCGGCCGAGCAGTACCAGTACATCTTGCGCGACGAATCGATGCACTGCAACTTCGGCATCGACTTGATCAACACGATCAAGATGGAAAACCCGCAGCTGTGGACGGCCGAATTCCGCGAAGAGATTAAAGTGTTGTTCATGCAGGCCGTGGAACTGGAATACGCATACGCGGAAGACACCATGCCGCGCGGCGTGCTGGGTCTGAACGCGCCGATGTTCAAGGGCTATTTGCGCTTCATCGCCAACCGCCGCGCGCAGCAGATCGGCATCGAGCCGCTGTTCGCCCAGGAAGAAAATCCATTCCCATGGATGAGCGAAATGATCGACATGAAGAAGGAACGCAACTTCTTCGAGACGCGCGTGACGGAATACCAGACCGGCGGCGCGCTGAACTGGGAATAA
- a CDS encoding LysR family transcriptional regulator, whose protein sequence is MKTNSLDGIRTFLAVAERKSFSAAALQLGVTVTAASKAVKVMERQHGVLLFKRNTRNVAFTEAGAGLYASLAGATRQIDDAFAALTMFRDRPAGHLRLTVPRALGALVMRALIPRFRGSYPDVTIDLSLDDGAVDLLAHGYDAGIRLGQFVEQGMVAVRLTGDLRWSVVGAPGYFERKGRPLIPEDLMRHDTLAYRFHTSGALHRWRFVRDGEEFLVETGAPVVVNDTTLIADFARSGLGLAYMPDVEIEADLASGSLLRVLENYVPPTSGLFLYFPARTQSQPKLRAFIDTALALSRPASSGDTR, encoded by the coding sequence ATGAAAACGAACTCTCTCGATGGCATCCGTACCTTTCTCGCGGTCGCCGAGCGCAAAAGTTTCAGCGCCGCGGCACTGCAGCTTGGCGTGACGGTGACGGCCGCCAGCAAGGCGGTCAAGGTGATGGAGCGCCAGCATGGCGTGCTGCTCTTCAAGCGCAATACGCGCAATGTCGCCTTCACCGAAGCCGGCGCGGGCCTGTACGCCAGCCTGGCCGGCGCCACCCGGCAGATCGATGACGCCTTCGCCGCGCTGACCATGTTTCGCGACCGGCCCGCCGGCCATTTGCGGCTGACGGTGCCGCGCGCGCTGGGCGCGCTGGTCATGCGCGCATTGATACCGCGTTTTCGCGGCAGCTATCCTGACGTGACCATCGACCTGTCGCTCGACGACGGCGCGGTCGATCTGCTGGCGCACGGTTATGACGCCGGCATCCGCCTGGGACAGTTCGTGGAGCAGGGGATGGTGGCCGTGCGCCTGACGGGAGACCTGCGCTGGTCCGTGGTTGGCGCGCCCGGCTACTTCGAGCGGAAAGGGCGGCCGCTGATTCCGGAAGACCTGATGCGCCACGACACGCTGGCCTACCGCTTCCACACTTCCGGTGCCTTGCACCGCTGGCGCTTCGTGCGCGATGGCGAGGAATTTCTGGTGGAAACGGGCGCACCCGTGGTCGTCAACGACACTACGCTGATCGCCGATTTCGCGCGCTCGGGTCTGGGCCTGGCGTATATGCCCGACGTGGAAATCGAAGCTGACCTGGCCAGCGGCAGCTTGCTGCGAGTGCTGGAAAACTACGTGCCGCCGACGAGCGGATTGTTCCTGTATTTTCCCGCGCGTACCCAGAGCCAGCCCAAACTGCGCGCCTTCATCGATACGGCGCTGGCGCTTTCCCGGCCCGCGTCTTCCGGCGACACGCGCTAG
- a CDS encoding ABC transporter substrate-binding protein, protein MQKKSTLKTGIAAALMLAFGMGAVQAQEVVRLGNLKFAHYGAVSYIKEIAPKCGIKVEEHIFAKGLDVMQAIIAGELDVGATASEAAISGRAGGAPIYVVAGFAKGGARLVGGAGQKITSVKELKGKRVGVTRGGIQEVLLLAELSQAGLTYSETKGKDVQLVFLAYADLNQALMGKNIDAMMQSEPQSSQAINKGFGTEVIKPYDTPIGEPVRTMVMTEKFYKERRPVAEKFMRCFVEATKTFIDNKATAEKYVREVVFRGQITKDDFDDAISNSPYSYDISPEHIQITTDVMVKTGVGRMTKPPVAKDWVKTDLLEQAKKSLNVK, encoded by the coding sequence ATGCAGAAAAAATCAACCCTGAAGACCGGTATCGCCGCCGCCCTCATGCTGGCCTTCGGCATGGGCGCCGTGCAGGCGCAGGAAGTCGTGCGCCTGGGCAATTTGAAATTCGCCCATTACGGCGCCGTGTCGTACATCAAGGAAATCGCGCCCAAGTGCGGCATCAAGGTCGAAGAGCATATCTTTGCCAAGGGCCTCGACGTGATGCAGGCGATTATCGCGGGCGAGCTGGACGTTGGCGCGACGGCGTCCGAAGCGGCCATTTCCGGCCGCGCCGGCGGTGCCCCGATCTATGTGGTCGCCGGTTTTGCCAAGGGCGGCGCGCGCCTGGTGGGCGGGGCGGGGCAAAAGATCACCAGCGTCAAGGAGTTGAAGGGCAAGCGCGTGGGCGTGACGCGCGGCGGCATCCAGGAAGTGCTGCTGCTGGCCGAGCTGTCGCAGGCGGGCCTGACGTACTCGGAAACCAAGGGCAAGGATGTGCAGCTGGTATTTCTCGCCTACGCCGACTTGAACCAGGCGCTGATGGGCAAGAATATCGACGCGATGATGCAGTCCGAGCCGCAATCGTCGCAGGCGATCAACAAGGGTTTCGGCACTGAGGTCATCAAACCGTACGACACGCCGATCGGCGAGCCCGTGCGGACCATGGTGATGACGGAAAAGTTCTACAAGGAACGCCGTCCCGTGGCGGAAAAATTCATGCGCTGCTTCGTCGAAGCGACCAAGACCTTTATCGACAACAAGGCGACGGCGGAAAAATATGTGCGCGAAGTCGTGTTCCGCGGCCAGATCACGAAGGATGACTTCGACGACGCGATCAGCAATTCGCCGTATTCGTACGATATCTCGCCCGAGCATATCCAGATCACCACGGACGTGATGGTGAAAACGGGCGTGGGCCGCATGACGAAGCCGCCCGTGGCCAAGGACTGGGTCAAGACGGACTTGCTGGAGCAGGCGAAAAAGAGCCTGAACGTGAAGTAA
- a CDS encoding ribonucleoside-diphosphate reductase subunit alpha: protein MQSPQDISIHPTPVSPAPGAANSVASTGAALGDYRIIRRNGAVVAFEPSKIAIAMTKAFLAVNGGQGAASARIRELVEQLTDGVVAALVRRHPGGGTFHIEDVQDQVELSLMRSGEHDVARAYVLYRAKHMEERRLQKEAQGASAQVTAPQLNVTDNGVRRLLDMQEVRDLINAACAGLEKHVDADAILAETVKNLYDGVPVEELHKSAILAARALMEKDPAYSQVTARILLHTVRKEVFGKEVPQAAAAAEYLTYFPQYIAKGIAAELLNPVLASFDLERLAKAIVADRDLQFGYIGLQTLYDRYFLHIQDVRIEMPQAFYMRVAMGLALNEADREARAIEFYSLLSSFDFMSSTPTLFNSGTLRSQLSSCYLSTVSDDLEGIYDAIKDNALLAKFAGGLGNDWTPVRALGAHIKGTNGKSQGVVPFLKVVNDTAVAVNQGGKRKGAVCAYLETWHMDIEEFLDLRKNTGDDRRRTHDMNTANWIPDMFMKRVMEKGDWTLFSPSDTPDLHDKVGKAFEQAYLGYEAKAAAGEIRVFKKIAALDLWRKMLSMLFETGHPWITFKDPCNIRSPQSHVGVVHSSNLCTEITLNTGPDEIAVCNLGSVNMPAHMKEGKLDHVKLAKTIRTAMRMLDNVIDINYYAVDKARNSNMRHRPVGMGVMGFQDCLHMMRVPFASDAAVSFADTSMEAVCYYAYLASTELAEERGRYESYAGSLWDRGILPQDSVKLLAEERGGYLEVDSSSAMDWTPVRERIAKFGMRNSNCVAIAPTATISNIIGVSACIEPTFQNLYVKSNLSGEFTEINGYLVRDLKARDLWDEVMISDLKYFDGSLVKIDRIPQDLRDIYATAFEVSPSWLVEAASRRQKWIDQAQSLNIYMAGASGKKLDETYKLAWLRGLKTTYYLRTIAATHMEKSTSKTGALNAVAVDGGMSASAQSAQAAAVAAAAVAVAPVVAAAADDADGEACYLRPGDDGFEECEACQ from the coding sequence ATGCAATCACCACAAGATATTTCCATCCATCCAACGCCAGTATCGCCAGCGCCAGGCGCGGCCAACAGCGTGGCGAGCACGGGCGCGGCATTGGGCGACTATCGCATCATCCGCCGCAACGGTGCGGTGGTGGCATTTGAGCCTTCGAAGATCGCGATCGCCATGACCAAGGCGTTTTTGGCCGTTAACGGCGGCCAGGGCGCAGCCTCGGCACGCATCCGCGAACTGGTGGAACAGCTGACGGACGGCGTCGTTGCCGCGCTGGTGCGCCGCCATCCGGGCGGCGGCACCTTCCATATCGAAGATGTGCAAGACCAGGTGGAACTGTCGCTGATGCGTTCGGGCGAGCACGACGTGGCGCGTGCCTACGTGCTGTACCGCGCCAAGCACATGGAAGAGCGCCGCCTGCAGAAGGAAGCGCAAGGCGCGTCCGCGCAAGTGACCGCGCCCCAGCTGAACGTCACCGACAACGGCGTGCGCCGCCTGCTGGACATGCAGGAAGTGCGCGACCTGATCAACGCCGCCTGCGCCGGCCTGGAAAAGCACGTCGATGCCGACGCCATCCTGGCTGAAACCGTGAAAAACCTGTACGACGGCGTGCCTGTCGAAGAGCTGCACAAGTCGGCCATCCTGGCGGCGCGCGCACTGATGGAAAAAGATCCGGCCTACAGCCAGGTCACGGCCCGCATCCTGCTGCACACGGTGCGCAAGGAAGTGTTCGGCAAGGAAGTGCCGCAAGCGGCCGCTGCCGCTGAATACCTGACGTATTTCCCGCAATACATTGCCAAGGGTATCGCCGCTGAGCTGCTGAACCCGGTACTCGCCAGTTTCGACCTGGAGCGCCTGGCCAAAGCCATCGTCGCCGACCGCGACTTGCAGTTCGGCTACATCGGCCTGCAAACCCTGTATGACCGCTACTTCCTGCACATCCAGGACGTGCGCATCGAAATGCCGCAAGCGTTCTACATGCGCGTGGCCATGGGCCTTGCGCTGAACGAAGCGGACCGCGAAGCACGCGCCATCGAGTTCTACAGTCTGCTGTCCTCGTTCGACTTCATGAGCTCGACGCCGACCCTGTTCAATTCGGGCACCCTGCGCTCGCAGCTGTCGTCGTGCTACCTGAGCACCGTCTCCGATGACCTGGAAGGCATCTACGACGCCATCAAGGACAATGCGCTGCTGGCCAAGTTTGCCGGCGGCCTGGGCAACGACTGGACGCCAGTGCGCGCCCTGGGCGCCCACATCAAGGGCACCAACGGCAAGTCGCAAGGCGTGGTACCGTTCCTGAAAGTGGTCAACGACACTGCCGTGGCAGTCAACCAGGGCGGCAAACGCAAGGGCGCTGTCTGCGCCTACCTGGAAACCTGGCACATGGACATCGAGGAATTCCTCGACCTGCGCAAGAACACGGGCGACGACCGCCGCCGCACGCACGACATGAACACGGCGAACTGGATTCCCGACATGTTCATGAAGCGCGTCATGGAAAAAGGCGACTGGACCCTGTTCTCGCCATCGGACACGCCAGACCTGCACGACAAGGTCGGCAAGGCTTTTGAACAGGCTTACCTGGGCTATGAAGCCAAGGCCGCCGCCGGCGAAATCCGCGTCTTCAAGAAGATCGCCGCGCTGGACCTGTGGCGCAAGATGCTGTCGATGCTGTTTGAAACGGGCCACCCATGGATCACGTTCAAGGATCCTTGCAACATCCGCAGCCCGCAGTCGCACGTCGGCGTCGTCCACAGCTCGAACCTGTGCACGGAAATCACGCTGAACACGGGCCCTGACGAAATCGCCGTCTGCAACCTCGGTTCCGTCAACATGCCGGCGCACATGAAGGAAGGCAAGCTCGATCACGTCAAGCTGGCCAAGACCATCCGCACCGCCATGCGCATGCTCGACAACGTCATCGACATCAACTACTACGCCGTCGACAAGGCGCGCAATTCGAACATGCGCCACCGTCCGGTCGGCATGGGCGTGATGGGCTTCCAGGACTGCCTGCACATGATGCGCGTGCCGTTCGCCTCGGACGCCGCCGTATCGTTTGCCGACACCTCGATGGAAGCCGTCTGCTACTACGCCTACCTGGCGTCGACGGAACTGGCCGAAGAGCGCGGCCGCTATGAGTCGTACGCCGGCTCGCTGTGGGACCGCGGCATCCTGCCGCAGGATTCGGTCAAACTGCTGGCCGAAGAGCGCGGCGGCTACCTGGAAGTCGATTCCTCGTCGGCCATGGACTGGACTCCGGTGCGCGAACGCATCGCCAAGTTCGGCATGCGCAATTCGAACTGCGTGGCGATCGCCCCGACGGCGACGATTTCGAACATCATCGGCGTGTCGGCCTGTATCGAGCCGACGTTCCAGAACCTGTACGTGAAATCGAACCTGTCGGGCGAATTCACCGAGATCAACGGCTACCTGGTGCGCGACCTGAAGGCACGCGACCTGTGGGATGAAGTCATGATCTCCGACCTGAAGTACTTCGACGGCTCGCTGGTGAAGATCGACCGCATCCCGCAAGACCTGCGCGATATCTACGCCACCGCCTTTGAAGTGTCGCCAAGCTGGCTGGTGGAAGCGGCTTCGCGTCGCCAGAAGTGGATCGACCAGGCTCAGTCGCTGAACATCTACATGGCTGGTGCATCGGGCAAGAAACTGGACGAGACCTACAAGCTGGCATGGCTGCGTGGCCTGAAAACCACCTACTACCTGCGTACCATCGCCGCTACCCACATGGAGAAATCGACCTCCAAGACGGGCGCCCTGAACGCCGTGGCAGTCGACGGCGGCATGTCGGCCAGCGCGCAAAGCGCCCAGGCAGCGGCCGTGGCGGCAGCAGCGGTGGCCGTGGCGCCAGTGGTGGCAGCGGCAGCGGACGACGCCGATGGCGAAGCGTGCTACCTGCGTCCGGGTGATGACGGTTTCGAAGAGTGCGAAGCCTGCCAGTAA
- the ampD gene encoding 1,6-anhydro-N-acetylmuramyl-L-alanine amidase AmpD, which produces MSVWTIDEDGWCAGALRYDSPHHDARPDGTQVDLLVIHNISLPGGHFGGPHVSDLFTGRVDYNADPSFADLRGLQVSAHFFVRRDGALLQYVSTDQRAWHAGASMFEGRPQCNGYSIGIEMEGADDVPFQRRQYHVLAALTAALVARYGLSQVRGHEHIAPGRKTDPGPFFDWHFYQKCWLEILRGQPALALTSRGLGFPSIP; this is translated from the coding sequence ATGAGCGTATGGACGATAGATGAAGATGGCTGGTGCGCTGGCGCGCTGCGCTATGACTCGCCGCACCACGATGCGCGCCCGGACGGTACGCAAGTCGACTTGCTGGTGATCCATAACATCAGCTTGCCGGGTGGCCACTTTGGCGGGCCGCATGTGTCGGACTTGTTTACGGGCCGGGTAGATTATAATGCCGATCCTTCTTTCGCCGACCTGCGTGGCTTGCAGGTGTCGGCGCACTTTTTTGTGCGGCGCGATGGTGCGCTGCTGCAATATGTTTCTACTGATCAACGTGCCTGGCATGCGGGCGCGTCCATGTTTGAAGGACGCCCGCAGTGCAATGGCTATTCCATCGGTATCGAAATGGAAGGCGCGGACGACGTGCCCTTCCAGCGGCGGCAATACCATGTGCTGGCGGCGCTGACGGCGGCGCTGGTGGCGCGCTACGGGCTGTCGCAGGTGCGCGGGCACGAGCATATCGCGCCGGGGAGGAAGACGGATCCGGGGCCGTTTTTTGACTGGCATTTTTATCAAAAATGCTGGCTGGAAATCTTGCGCGGGCAGCCTGCGTTAGCGCTTACTTCGCGGGGATTGGGCTTTCCATCCATACCCTGA
- a CDS encoding PP0621 family protein → MTRVLFWLALVFLVLFAIRSKIRGMQQRARAQQQQQPNPFAPPGRPQELPDAELMLCCAHCGVYYPASENVQAKGHDYCSHAHATL, encoded by the coding sequence ATGACACGTGTTTTATTCTGGCTGGCGCTGGTGTTCCTGGTGCTGTTTGCGATCCGCAGCAAGATCCGTGGCATGCAGCAACGGGCCCGCGCGCAGCAACAACAGCAGCCGAACCCGTTTGCGCCGCCCGGCCGGCCGCAGGAATTGCCTGATGCCGAGCTGATGCTGTGCTGCGCCCACTGCGGCGTGTACTACCCGGCCTCCGAAAACGTGCAGGCCAAGGGCCACGATTACTGCAGCCACGCGCACGCCACCTTGTAA